A genomic stretch from Streptomyces sp. QL37 includes:
- a CDS encoding DUF6113 family protein — protein MSSRQRPRASSEAPRTNAPPRSPGPTGLAAPPNPARIPVYVALAVLGAVVGLAGTLVQAALFPGGLLLALAASAGLFHAGRVLTGTQLGALAPAVGWFIAVVLLLGGRPEGDYVFGQELGLALFMLGGMAVAVMCATMSRLPYPANGTGRTGR, from the coding sequence ATGAGCAGCAGGCAGAGGCCACGCGCCTCGTCGGAGGCGCCGCGCACCAACGCCCCGCCGAGGAGCCCCGGGCCCACCGGCCTCGCGGCGCCCCCGAACCCCGCGCGGATCCCCGTGTACGTGGCTCTCGCGGTGCTCGGCGCGGTCGTCGGGCTCGCGGGCACCCTCGTCCAGGCGGCCCTGTTCCCGGGCGGGTTGCTGCTCGCCCTCGCGGCGTCGGCGGGTCTGTTCCACGCCGGCCGGGTGCTGACGGGGACACAGCTCGGAGCACTGGCGCCGGCGGTCGGATGGTTCATCGCCGTCGTGCTCCTTCTCGGCGGGCGGCCCGAGGGCGACTACGTCTTCGGCCAGGAGCTCGGTCTGGCGCTCTTCATGCTCGGAGGGATGGCCGTGGCTGTGATGTGTGCCACGATGTCGCGGCTGCCGTATCCGGCCAACGGCACCGGCCGAACCGGCAGGTGA
- a CDS encoding VOC family protein yields the protein MSTPWSLTIDCAHPKELARFWARALGYVEKPPPAGFGSWEEWFAHHDVPEEEWDDGAYLSDPDGTGPSLSFLKVPEPKTAKNRLHLDVRAGGGRETPWETRWPRVAEAVERLTAAGGTVIRVHEFQGRPDHVEMADPEGHEFCVV from the coding sequence ATGTCCACCCCGTGGAGTCTGACGATCGACTGCGCGCACCCGAAGGAGCTGGCGCGATTCTGGGCGCGGGCGCTCGGGTACGTGGAGAAGCCGCCGCCCGCCGGGTTCGGCAGCTGGGAGGAGTGGTTCGCCCACCACGACGTCCCGGAGGAGGAGTGGGACGACGGCGCCTATCTGTCCGACCCGGACGGCACGGGCCCGAGCCTGTCCTTCCTGAAGGTCCCGGAGCCGAAGACGGCGAAGAACCGCCTGCACCTCGATGTGCGGGCGGGCGGCGGCCGTGAGACCCCGTGGGAGACCCGGTGGCCGCGGGTGGCCGAGGCGGTGGAGCGGCTGACCGCCGCCGGCGGCACGGTGATCCGGGTGCACGAGTTCCAGGGGCGGCCGGACCATGTGGAGATGGCCGACCCGGAGGGCCATGAGTTCTGCGTGGTCTGA
- a CDS encoding coagulation factor 5/8 type domain-containing protein, producing the protein MQVPPTSSAPPTAPRRHRRSRTLGFAALAVSLLMAFPTAQSAFGDEAEEVPGGGDLGPNVLVFDPSTPDIQGKVDEIFKKQESAQFGSDRYALMFKPGTYNDINAQIGFYTSIAGLGLNPDDTTFNGDVTVDAGWFNGNATQNFWRSAENLALNPVNGTNRWAVSQAAPFRRMHVKGGLNLAPNGYGWASGGYIADSKIDGQVGPYSQQQWYTRDSSIGSWGNGVWNMTFSGVEGAPAQSFPEPPYTTLDTTPVSREKPFLYLDGDDYKVFVPAKRTDARGTTWADGSPEGESIPLDQFYVVKPGATAQTINAAVDQGLHLLFTPGVYHVDETIEIDRANTVALGLGLATIIPDNGVTAIKVGDVDGVKLAGLLVDAGPVNSETLIEVGPDGASADHSANPTSLQDVFVRIGGAGPGKATTSIVVNSDDTIIDHTWVWRADHGEGVGWETNRADYGVHVKGDDVLATGLFVEHFNKYDVRWSGENGRTIFFQNEKAYDAPDQAAIQNGDIKGYAAYKVDDSVTTHEGWGMGSYCYFNVDPTIRQQHGFQAPVKPGVKFHDLLVVSLGGQGQYDHVINDTGSPTSGTDTIPSQVVSFP; encoded by the coding sequence ATGCAAGTTCCCCCCACGAGTTCCGCGCCCCCCACCGCGCCTCGCCGGCACCGCCGGTCCAGGACGCTCGGCTTCGCCGCGCTCGCCGTATCGCTGCTCATGGCCTTCCCCACAGCCCAGTCGGCGTTCGGTGACGAGGCCGAGGAGGTCCCCGGCGGCGGCGACCTCGGCCCCAACGTGCTGGTCTTCGACCCCTCGACCCCGGACATCCAGGGCAAGGTCGACGAGATCTTCAAGAAGCAGGAGTCCGCGCAGTTCGGCAGCGACCGCTACGCGCTGATGTTCAAGCCCGGCACGTACAACGACATCAACGCCCAGATCGGCTTCTACACCTCGATCGCCGGACTCGGTCTGAACCCGGACGACACGACCTTCAACGGTGATGTCACCGTGGACGCGGGCTGGTTCAACGGCAACGCCACCCAGAACTTCTGGCGTTCGGCCGAGAACCTCGCCCTCAACCCGGTGAACGGCACCAACCGCTGGGCCGTCTCCCAGGCCGCTCCCTTCCGCCGTATGCACGTCAAGGGCGGCCTCAACCTCGCGCCGAACGGCTACGGCTGGGCCAGCGGCGGTTACATCGCCGACAGCAAGATCGACGGCCAGGTCGGGCCCTACTCCCAGCAGCAGTGGTACACCCGCGACAGCTCCATCGGCAGCTGGGGCAACGGCGTCTGGAACATGACGTTCTCCGGCGTCGAGGGCGCCCCCGCCCAGAGCTTCCCCGAGCCGCCGTACACGACCCTGGACACCACCCCGGTCTCCCGCGAGAAGCCCTTCCTCTACCTCGACGGCGACGACTACAAGGTCTTCGTCCCCGCCAAGCGCACCGACGCACGGGGCACGACCTGGGCCGACGGGTCCCCCGAGGGTGAGTCCATCCCCCTCGACCAGTTCTACGTCGTGAAGCCCGGCGCGACCGCGCAGACCATCAACGCGGCCGTGGACCAGGGGCTGCACCTGCTGTTCACCCCGGGCGTCTACCACGTCGACGAGACGATCGAGATCGACCGTGCGAACACCGTGGCCTTGGGCCTCGGGCTCGCCACGATCATCCCGGACAACGGGGTGACCGCGATCAAGGTCGGCGACGTCGACGGCGTCAAGCTCGCCGGACTCCTCGTGGACGCGGGACCGGTCAACTCCGAGACGCTCATCGAGGTCGGCCCCGACGGCGCTTCGGCTGACCACTCGGCCAATCCGACCAGCCTCCAGGACGTGTTCGTACGCATCGGTGGCGCCGGTCCCGGCAAGGCCACGACGAGCATCGTCGTCAACAGCGACGACACGATCATCGACCACACCTGGGTCTGGCGCGCGGACCACGGAGAGGGCGTCGGCTGGGAGACCAACCGCGCCGACTACGGCGTCCACGTCAAGGGCGACGACGTGCTGGCCACCGGGCTGTTCGTCGAGCACTTCAACAAGTACGACGTCCGGTGGTCCGGCGAGAACGGCAGGACGATCTTCTTCCAGAACGAGAAGGCGTACGACGCTCCCGACCAGGCCGCCATCCAGAACGGCGACATCAAGGGCTACGCCGCCTACAAGGTCGACGACTCGGTCACCACCCATGAGGGCTGGGGCATGGGCAGCTACTGCTACTTCAACGTCGACCCGACCATCCGCCAGCAGCACGGCTTCCAGGCCCCGGTGAAACCCGGAGTCAAGTTCCACGACCTGCTCGTCGTCTCCCTGGGCGGCCAGGGACAGTACGACCACGTCATCAACGACACCGGATCCCCCACATCCGGCACGGACACCATCCCGTCCCAGGTGGTGTCCTTCCCATAA